One Ornithinicoccus hortensis genomic window, ACTGGTCATGCGTTCTCTCCTTGCCTGGGAGCGGATGTGGTTCCGGTCCGGGGCGGAGACTCGGCAGGACTGTGATGAGACACGACCGGTGCGTGAACACCGGACGGTCAAGCTCCTGATCAGGCCAACTGCTCCGACCGGGCCGGGGCCGGCAACCCCAAGCGGACAAGTCCCGAGAAAGGCACAAAGCCAGTCACCCGAAGGGTCACACTCACGGTCACCGACCAACAGCCCAGCACCATCAGGCTGCAAAGGGAATCCTCACAGTCACCCGATAATCCTGCACTTCGTGGGGAACCTTCCCGGTCGATAGCGCCAGGTTCCGGGGTGAAGCGAGGCGGAGAAGGGTCTCAGGGTCCTTCGGGCGCCTAACTGGCCAGCGGTGCCCGGGCGGCCTTCGCACCGGGCTGGTCGCCGCTGTCCACCTGCTCGCCGGCTGCCGGCTCCTCCACGGCACGCGACTCCCGGGCCCGCGCCTCCAACGCCCTGGCTTCCCGGGCCCGCGCCTCCCGCTTGCGCTTCTTGTCCTTCTTCCGCTTCTTCTTCGAGCGCTTCGGGTCCTCCAGGGGCAGGCCGTCGATCCGGACCAACCTGCGGTGCTTGACGTCGTAGCCCGCCGGGAGGGTGCCCTCGTTCAGCATGCGCAGCGGACAGCGCCGACACTTCGGCTTGCTGTCGCAGCACTTCTTCTTCGGCGGCTTCACCTTGGCCTTCGCGGCGTCCTTGCCTTTGCCCTTGGCCTTGGCCTTCTTCGACACGCGAGCATCGTAGGGCACCGGGGTCGCCCGCCCTGGGGCGACCGGTGCGTCCCGGACGGGGAGCCGGGCCCCGGCGCGTCGGGGTGGAGTCGGCCGCGGTCAGTGGTGCTCGTCAGCGGGCCGTCCCGGACCGACGAGGACGCAGTCGGGGCACAGCCCGTGACCGGGGAGCCGGTAGTACAGGCAGCAGCCCCGCCGGCGGAACTGGGACCCCCCGTCGGGGAACGACCCGCCCCCGGCCAGCCGCCGGTCCGCGAGCAGACCCCGGACGACCGCGTCGACCTGCGCCTCGAGGTCGGGGCGGCGGCGCACCAGCATCCGCCCGGAGTTCACCAGGGCCGAGGCCGTATTGCTGACCATCACCCGGGCCGAAGTGCGCCCCAGCCGGGCGCAGGCCCGGTCGACATCATGGACGGAGCCGGCCAGGATGAGGTCGCGCAGGGCGCCGACCGTCTCGACGGGACCGGACACGGAACGACCGGCGAGCGGGTCGGCGGACGCGAGCGGCACCGGGCTGCGGTGTCCGGCGGACACGTGCAGCAGCGACGTGGACAGGTCGGGCACCCACCCGTGCAGGAGGGCGGACGCCAGCCCGACCGACCAGAGGCGTGAGACCAGGCCGACCTGCACCGCGGACACCGCGACCCGTGGGTCGACCACGGGGTCTGCCCCGGGAGCGTCCCCCGACGCACCGTCGGACGCCCGGCCGACGTTGGCCAGCGCCTCCCGGACCGCATCGAAGCGCGCCGGGAGGAGGGGCTCGGCCAGGGCCCGACCCAGCGGGACCAGCCCGTCGGTGGAGACCTGCCAGCCGAAGAACCCCTGGAGCGCGTCGAGGGACCTGGCCAGCCCTACCGGGTCGGGAGCCGTCAGCCGACGGTCCCGTCGAGCACCGCGCGGGCCGCGGAGAAGCGGGCGATCGGCACCCGGTAGGGGGAGCACGACACGTAGTCCAACCCGATCGACTCGAACAGCGCGATCGAGGCGGGGTCGCCGCCGTGCTCACCGCAGACGCCGACCTTGAGGTCGCCCTTGGTCTGCCGGCCGCGGTCGGTCCCGATCCGGACCAGGCCGCCCACGCCGTCGGCGTCGATGGAGGCGAACGGGTTGTTCGGCACGACGTCGTCGTCCACGTAGGCCGCCAGGAAGCTGCCCTCGGCATCGTCCCGGGAGATCCCGATGCCGGTCTGGGTCAGGTCGTTGGTGCCGAAGCTGAAGAAGTCGGCGTGCTCGGCGATCTGGTCGGCCACCACGGCGGCCCGCGGGAGTTCGATCATGGTGCCCACCGTGTAGGGGAACTCCTTGCCGGCGGACTCGAACTCCTCCGCCAGCGTCTCGTCGATCAGCTCGCGCATCCGGCGCAACTCCTCGGCATACGCCACGAGCGGGACCATGATCTCCACGAGCGGCTCCCCGCCCCGCTCGGCGACGGCGAACGCCGCCCGGGCGA contains:
- a CDS encoding (2Fe-2S)-binding protein, with amino-acid sequence MLPLPGADRPLLRGPRGARRDRRLTAPDPVGLARSLDALQGFFGWQVSTDGLVPLGRALAEPLLPARFDAVREALANVGRASDGASGDAPGADPVVDPRVAVSAVQVGLVSRLWSVGLASALLHGWVPDLSTSLLHVSAGHRSPVPLASADPLAGRSVSGPVETVGALRDLILAGSVHDVDRACARLGRTSARVMVSNTASALVNSGRMLVRRRPDLEAQVDAVVRGLLADRRLAGGGSFPDGGSQFRRRGCCLYYRLPGHGLCPDCVLVGPGRPADEHH